The genomic window TGCGCTTGATTCATCTGCCAGTTGATTGGTGTTTGTGCGAAAGTGTTGAAGCAGAACAACTGGGATTGAGTGGCCACCATCCTTTATCCGCCAGCTCCCGGCTCCCGTCTCCCAGCTTCCATCTCCCATCTTGCCCCTTCGGCTGCATGTTAAGCTTTATTTGTGTTGCCTACTTCGAGGCGTCGCCGAGGGGCACGCAAATCGATCGTGCTGTCCGTCTCAGATAATGGATTTAAACAAAGCCCATTTCGTGAATGCATTTCGTAGGAAAATCCATTCGATTATAAATAATCATTACATAAAAGGTGGAAAAGCTGCCCACAAGAACATAATCTTGCTCAATCGTTCAGTAAagaaacatatgtacatattaatGTAGgtattaatttctttaaaagcTAGAGGTAGACAATAAGTTACGCTTATGCAAAGcacataatttaaaacatgTGTCTCACCAAATGAATTGCTATTTCAATTTGAGattattgttaattaaatcCGCACCCATTGTTGTCACCACCGACCGCGTTTTTGGCAACCTTCCTGATTACACTGCCGGAAAATGTGTCGGCCTATTTCTTGGATTTATGAGGTGTGGCTGATTATTTTCGCTGCCGCacgataaatatatatatgtacatatatatcacTCTATATAACCAAATGGTGCAACTGGGCAAGTATAGTAGGCGTCTAACCGTTGCCAAAAGTTTCAGTCTGCGCTTCGTGCTTGGCCAGCtcgtaaataatatttgtttagaGATATTTTTGCCTTAATGCTTGTTTGTTTCCTATTACTCTGGGCCAGCTCGTTTATCATCTTGGCCAAAGCCAGCAGCTTCGGATGCTGCAGGAGCAAAAGGACCAGCTACTGGCGCAGCATGCATTCAATTAGCGCCTGGCAAGATGCGGATTTTCGTCGTGCCATATTATCATAAAGCTCATAATTTCTTGGTTTGTTTTTCAGATGTTGGTCAAGATATACAGATAGTCAGCTTGGGGTTTTGGCTTGTTAAAGTAAATCACAAGGGCTTAATTCGAAATATGGCAAAGTCGTATGGAACTTTTTAGTAAATAGGCTTATAAGCATATAACCTTGTTCCCAACCCTTTCAAGCACAAACAAATTGTGTTAACTAATATCTTATTTCATTTCTACAAAACACCATGATGTTTTAAAGacttatttttgttatattacTGCCTCACACCTGCCAAAGGCTTGGAAAGGCTGTCAAAACGTTTGCCACTCTTGTCTATGACGGCAAGGAGGTAAGTAAAATTCCGGGGCAATTCCCCTCGAGAACCCCCGGCGATTCGCCATCCTTGTGGCAATCAGTAGCTGGCTATTTTCTCACCTGGCCACTTGGCGCTTAGACATGGCCCGCTGCTGGTTAGTTGGCATTTAATGGCATTTGACACTCTTCACCGTGTCTGCAAGCAAAAACATCACGAGCCAATCCAAAATGGATGAAAAAACTGAGAGGGATGTTATATTGTCAAGTAATCAGACCGTAAAATACCTGGTACTTGGTCAAAGAATAACGTTTAGTCTTTTAGCACGGAGAGAAtcttttgcaaaaatattatatatttatattcatgtATAAACACAAGATATCCTGTATGGATCCAAAGTTAAATTGGCCTAATAAGTTTATCCATAAAAAGATTATGGAATGGTTATGGTTAATACATTTAATAGAAAGGCAATATGCCCGTGAGAACACCGTGTAGAAAAGAGGACAAGGGCGGGTAAAATAGAATGGAAATATTGATAGAGAAATCAATAGGAAGCGGCAAAGGAGATAGAAGAACAGGCAGCAGGCTACTTGGAGCCGGGCGAGCACTTGCCTAATGAAGTTGTTCCTTAAATCGGGAACGACATCGACGAAGGACCACGAAGCCACCGAGGAGTGAAAAAAGGAAGCGCTTTCTGGGGTCCACGgacaacagcaataacaacatcAATGCACTTAATGCTCTTGTTTGCTTAACTTTATTTGATGTCCTGGCCCTTTGCTTACTTTTCCCATACTCTGCATTcccatatgtacatatgtatatacatataagccAAAAGCGACGCAATCTGCCATGGCTTTTGTCTATGCCATATGTACAAATGCAGGAAATGTAATTTGTAGACAGCAGAAAATTGCGATTAGAGGCGGCCACTGATTTGCGATTACTGATTTTATCAACGAAATGCGAGCCTTGTCATTGGTCTCTTGAATTACACCAGCCTCAGTTACagtacaatttttaaactatGTGGTTCTGCTCAATTTGCCGGAGTAACATTTTGTGCATGGCTGCTGGCAAAGTGTATTACATTATTCAGGTCTTACGTACTCTAACTTTAGCTGCTGTCCTTCTGGCTCGGGCTTGTTATTGTTTTCGAGCGATGACTATGTTGTTTACAAATGAACGCAGCTTACGCAGCACGAATGCCAGCACAAGGACCTTTTCTGCCCCCCCACCTGCTGACCACTGGCTCccagacaaaaacaaaaaaaaaaaagaaagaagaaaaggGAGGGCTTATGCGAAAGCAGGACATCATTTTGCTGGTCTCGGGTGTAATGCATTTAGCGGTACGCGGTAAGCGGTGAGCGGTGGCACGGAAAATATTCGCTCTGCCGATATGGTTTCGCTCGCCACCGAATACTTGGCTTATTTTGCGGTCAAATTAATGCAGCTGCAGGAGGCAGAAGGCAGGACGGCCAGGATGTCTGCAACTCGTTCACGGTgcatgtatttttaattaattgcaagGCCCCCCATCCCCACATCTTCCTCAAGGTAACAGGAGCTGAGTTGGCCCGGCCATCGCATGCCATTTCGTCCTCCCATGTGGTCAGCCCCCCTCCGCCCCGCCCCTCGTCCTTCCTTGGATCGTTCGTGTCCGTGTTGCTCCTGGATTCTCGCCTCCTGGAAGaagtgtgtctgtgtgcggGCACTCCTGGCACAATAATAGGTTTACTTCCAGTTTTTTGCAGTAGCCTGCATTGGCGATGCTACCAGAAATGTCGATTTCAATTATGGGAGACATGAATTAATTATGGCTTTTAACTTAagtaattgatttaaattagttattaTATTGAGCAGCTCGAATTCGACATTCAGAGTCTAAGCAacagtataaaaaatatttcttaaattcTTTGGAATATTTAGATAGAGCATTTAAGATAACTTAAGGCTGCAAATAGCGATTGTATAAAAGTTTCAGTTATATAAGAGCATTTTACAGTCGCATAGAGAAGGTCGAACACTTTCTTATCATCATTTTTTCCCATATGACCGCAAGTTACCAGCAGCGCTACATCATTTGCggttaattgtaattaaagtTCAGTGGTATGCTCCAAAGCACACACGTTGCCCCATCCGCCGGCAAACTTTTCCGGGTGGCCACCGCAAAATACCGAACCATATCGCATCCTGTGCGAGCTCAGCATTTCGTGCTCATGATGTCATAAGCAACGCAAACAATTTGAAATACTTCGATACGcagcacacatacatacatacatatgtacgtaatCATAGATGTCATTTGGTAAACCAAATTTCAGTGACGACAATCGACAATCGACTAGAACGGAGATTATAATCCACCGCCCAAGCAAGAATGCCGGAAACGAAACCCAAGACGCACTGCCGTCCCAGCAACGGTCTCGACCACACGGAGGAGTCCGACGTCCCTCTGGCTGCCAATCTGGTCACCCAAAGGAACCTCCAACTGCTCCAACCACGCCCACAGCGCCCACGTCCGCCGCGAGCTCGTCGAAATGCCACCGGCTTTTCGGCCAACCAGGAGGTGCGGCTAAAAGCCGGCGACATGCGCATGGCCCGGCTGCAGATCAGTCTCTCCCAGCTGCGCACCGCAATGGAGGAGTCGAGCAAACAGCTGAAGGACCTCTGCCACGAGATGCGGCTGAATGTGGATGCTGAGTGAAGGGTCCTGCTGAGTTTCAGTCAGATGTCCTGGTGGATTTCGTTTGCTAATGCAAAACCATTCAGTTTAGGTAGTGCCAAATTTAAGTGTTTACGgtggaaaacaaataaaaagagaaaatctATATGAATTAGTGTAAGATAGTATATTGGGATGTCATCTTTCTTTCACATTCAACGAGAATATTTTCTGTCGGGACTAAGAACCTAATAGAACCTAATTCATAAAGCAACGTTTTGtaacaagaaaagaaaaaatgttaggAACTTCAAACATCCAATGTAACTTTAGTAAGCAAAACATTGCCACACATGCGAGTATTTATGTATTCACCAATGACCGAATTATGACAATCAAAATACTAACGAATTAAATTCCGCTTCTCATTGCAGACTGCATGGATCCCATGTCAAATTCATTTATGAGTTTTAACACTGCAACAAACGAAGCTCACTCGAAGCCCACCAAAAAGCATTTGGCTGTTGTTCCACCAAGTCAACAAAGAGAGACaggtatgtacatacatagatatatgatgatatactcgtatgtacatacgagtTGCATTCATATGctaatatgtatatgaatgTGTGCAGTCCCTGCTTTCTCATAATTCCCGGCCCCCAAATCCCTTTCGCACTTGGGAATTTGGTTGGGGAAAGCGTGATGgcttgatttaaattaaaaatttattgcatatttttttgcTCCACCCATCATTGCATATTGCccctgcgtgtgtgtgtgtgtgtgtgagtgagtgtgggcccaggaaaaaatgtgcaagtttgtatttaaaaatatataaatatatatatatgtgtaggTATACGTACTcgttcgtgtgtgtgtataaattaaatttgtgtgCGCCTTTGAACGCGCACAGGACGAACAACCGGCAACATGCATGAACATGCCATGAACTCGAATTTCCAACGCCAACGGGTTAAGGATGTCCTGGCCTGGGGGAAACTGAAAGATATGTGGGCATAGTCAGTGGGTAGCAGGGCGTTTCAAAACGAAGGTAGtgcatacacacatacatatgtatgtacatacaataTAGCGAAAGGAAAGGAGCCCTCTGCTGAGTTAAGGGTCTGGCGGTCTGGCACTTCAGCAACCGTTTTGATTACTCGCATGTTTTCGCGTGCAACTAAATTAGCGCACGTGTAATCAAGTTCTTTGCGCtgaaaaacaacgaaaaaatatggaaaatgtaCATTGAGGCTTGTGTGAGCGGGAAACCTCCttccatccccatccccatccccattgCACACAAAGACTCCATCCATTAACCTCCTGGTGCCCTCGACTTGGCGCTCATATTTGTGTGTGACGTTCGTTGTCGGCAGgatgtttaaaataaagtaattgaTGTCCCTTTGGATGACGTATTTTGCGAAAAGTGCATATTCGGCCATAAATCATTGCATTCGTGCCATAAATTATTCAACGAAAGTCTGTGTCTAACAACTCTGTACTTTTCTTGACTGTAGTAATTCGAACTTCTACTTTTATTTTCACAGAAGGTTTAGGAAACACGTATCGCCCATTTATCTAAAACTGcaagttttttaatataacttATTTGTTGCAGGACGTGAAAACAAGTGACGCCCCCGGGGGGAGATTATGACAAAGCTTTGTTTAGTATCAGGATTTATCGTTGCTCTTCACCAAAATCTATcttttttgatttaataaacaaattaatacaGACGTCAATTTATCCACGCATCgtatgtgcatatataatAAAGACTCTGTTGAATATATTAAAGGTATgaggatatatgtatataagtatTCTCGCCctttaaaacaaacaattctTTGCAAAGGATAATTATATTAGTAATCCATCATTCCAGTACTTTAAATGGGTCAGTTGAATACGGCAAAATTTGTCCCCTTGCGATGACTCGAGCCATCAGTTTTCGATTTGTGTAATACTCAAGTAGGGATCGAAATTTTCCGAGAGGTACAAACGAAGGGAAATCCTGCTCGCTCATTGTCAAGTTCTTAACTTCATAGTTCACATTCTGTGGTGGAATAAAGCACATAAGTTATTTTGATACTTACTAGGGATAAATACTCACAGGTCGAAAGGggcatttaaattttacagTTGCAtgttttttcaaattttgtaCGTACATATTGAACAATCGGTTCTTGTTAGCGTTTTCCAGAATGTAGCATCCATCAAACTCAACATcatataatttcattttctgtttgctgttCAGCTTCCAAAAATCCAGGACGGCATGCACGGTTATATCATCAATCGTGCGTTTGAAAATATGAGCCGAGTCCATATAGGTGCGATTGTCCATTTGGTAGACCTTACACTCAAATTTTTCATACACATCTGTATCTACTTGTGTAATGTTAACTTCATCGATGTAAACTCGAAAGTTTCTATCCTCGCATCTCATGCACTTAAATATGAGAATGGAGCTGCCGATTAAAAGCCATAAATTCATGACTGCTGTTAAATCGAAACTGGTGACCGACTTATAATCcaatgaatttataaaaatgaacaTTCATTTTTCAAAGCATTTAAAGTAATGGTTCTGTTTTGTTACATTATTTAATCAGCAATAAAGGATGGAAACCACCATTCTATTAATTGTTGTAGTCAACTTTATTTTAACTGATTTTTACGGTCCGCTCAACGGCGAACTATACGACCATGGATGGTTAATTGTATAGCTCTTCGTTTCTTAATGAATATGTTGCAGTCCGAAGTAAACATCATTTCCGGCGAATAGCTGGGTATTAGCTTTGAGTTGATGGTATATTCATCAATAAAATACCTCTTGttcttaaataaaagtttttaaataataaatacatctATATAATTAGACTGTAATGAATGATTTTACTTACCATTTTAAAAGGGCAATGCAGTGGAAAATTCGAAACTCGTCGCAGCTCGTCGGCAATCATCTTATACAGAAATTGTGAGTGTAGAGCTGCTAATGCCTGACAATAGTCCATTTCCGATGCAGTGTAGTTGATTAAGGATGTGCCGTGTTTGAAGGAAAATACGTAAACTCCTCTGACGTCATTTACGTCTTTTCTTAAGGAAAATTCAGCGGAATATGATTTTGATCCAGAATTTGGTGATTTTTTATGTAAACGGCAGCTTAGATTCTGGACAAGTTCTGGTGAATGAGTGGGGCACTCAATTTTTGTCATAATGGCGTCCATCTTtttgaatataaaattaataataattttagaTTAATCATTTCTGCGataagatattttttcaaagaTACAAACCCTTGCATAGACATAAAAGCCAATGGATGTATAGAAAACCGTAAGAACCACCGGGAAATTCTTATTACATTTCATTCTAGAGAGCAAAGTGTAATGACTACATCAAAAATGTAAAGCTTTTTCCAAACCGGTGGGATATTGTCAAAGGTGGAAAAATAATGAGTTTTTgatatgtttttaaattgccaGTAAAATCGATAAAcccaaatttaaaataatgattaAAGCACTCAATTACATACATGAACATCTAATGATCCATTATTGAACTAAAAGACTTCATCgctatatgtttttatttcaacatAGGAATTCATATTccaaagtgaaaatatttttatagtctGTGTATAACACGTCCGTGGGCGATAGAACGAGATGCTATAAAAGATTgattcaaaaaaaaatcgcTTAGGGATCTGAACGTTCCAAACGGCACGAATGAGGGAAAATCTTGCTCGTCCATATACAGATTTGTCACGGTGTAGTTGAAGTTCTAATAAGAAATATTAAGATATCTTGCTATAATATTGTTATAAATCTTTAACAGTATTAACACTTACCGCCTTGAGAGGACACTCCAAGTTAGAAAATCTTTTAAAGccttttgaaaatatattcattaaaCGATTCTTTTGAAAACTTCCGATTAGAAGGCAGGCATTTAATCGACCTTCGTATAGCTTCATTTCTTGACCATTTGGCTTAAGGAAACTCACAACGTTTCGAACGTCCAATTTGGAGACTTCACGATTAAGTAGCATATGACAATTTACATAACTGCGATTACTGATTTGTTCGACTTCGCAACCCAACTCTTCAATGGTTTTAGTATCCAAAATCTTAATG from Drosophila yakuba strain Tai18E2 chromosome 2L, Prin_Dyak_Tai18E2_2.1, whole genome shotgun sequence includes these protein-coding regions:
- the LOC6527527 gene encoding uncharacterized protein LOC6527527; translation: MPETKPKTHCRPSNGLDHTEESDVPLAANLVTQRNLQLLQPRPQRPRPPRARRNATGFSANQEVRLKAGDMRMARLQISLSQLRTAMEESSKQLKDLCHEMRLNVDAE
- the LOC6527526 gene encoding uncharacterized protein LOC6527526; translation: MFIFINSLDYKSVTSFDLTAVMNLWLLIGSSILIFKCMRCEDRNFRVYIDEVNITQVDTDVYEKFECKVYQMDNRTYMDSAHIFKRTIDDITVHAVLDFWKLNSKQKMKLYDVEFDGCYILENANKNRLFNMYVQNLKKHATVKFKCPFRPNVNYEVKNLTMSEQDFPSFVPLGKFRSLLEYYTNRKLMARVIARGQILPYSTDPFKVLE
- the LOC6527525 gene encoding uncharacterized protein LOC6527525, producing the protein MDAIMTKIECPTHSPELVQNLSCRLHKKSPNSGSKSYSAEFSLRKDVNDVRGVYVFSFKHGTSLINYTASEMDYCQALAALHSQFLYKMIADELRRVSNFPLHCPFKMNKRYFIDEYTINSKLIPSYSPEMMFTSDCNIFIKKRRAIQLTIHGRIVRR
- the LOC6527524 gene encoding uncharacterized protein LOC6527524, coding for MGTLFCLYCFLLFSCVSSEQRNFRIVIDQISIKILDTKTIEELGCEVEQISNRSYVNCHMLLNREVSKLDVRNVVSFLKPNGQEMKLYEGRLNACLLIGSFQKNRLMNIFSKGFKRFSNLECPLKANFNYTVTNLYMDEQDFPSFVPFGTFRSLSDFFLNQSFIASRSIAHGRVIHRL